One segment of Pelecanus crispus isolate bPelCri1 chromosome 2, bPelCri1.pri, whole genome shotgun sequence DNA contains the following:
- the LOC142592983 gene encoding feather keratin-like — MACNNLCNPCGPTPLANSCNEPCVRQCEDSRVVIQPSTVLVTLPGPILTSFPQNTAVGSSTSAAVGSALSAQGVPISGGFGYGYGFGGLGCFGARRACYPC, encoded by the coding sequence ATGGCCTGCAACAACCTCTGCAACCCCTGCGGACCCACCCCGCTggctaacagctgcaacgagccctgcgtcaggcagtgcgaggactcccgcgtcgtcatccagccttccaccgtgctggtcaccctgccaggacccatcctcacctccttcccccagaacaccgccgtcggatcctccacatcggctgccgtgggcagcgctctcagcgcccagggagtgcccatctccggcGGCTTCGGCTACGGCTACGGCTTcggaggcctgggctgcttcggcgccagaagagcctgctacccctgctaa